The Benincasa hispida cultivar B227 unplaced genomic scaffold, ASM972705v1 Contig996, whole genome shotgun sequence genomic sequence CTGCTTTACCCTTCTCTTTGGTCAACGCAAGGCGggaatttttcttttgtttcctttccctttccttgcgttgttcctccttCTCCACTCGACAATTTCTTTGCCCTTCTTCTCTCCTATGTGCTGAATGTTTGCTCGGTGCCTCTTCTCcgtctcttccttcttcttcctttcttcttctgcctcttctctcaactctttttcaaattctttttcaaactgCTCTGAGGCCAGAAAAATGCGCTGTTCTTCCTCGAGCTTTTTCCTTTCCTCTTCTGTCGATTTTGCGTTGTTGCGGTGCACCTTCtcatcttgtaattttcttcttcgaCTACCCTCTGTGATGATTAGTTGTGCCCGCAACATTTTCTCTTgattttcttcctcctcttctctCCTCCTCTCCTTTTCTTCTAAAGCATCATGCAAAATTGGCGGGTCGACTGCTGACCCTTGTGGCGCATTCTCATTGCGACGCCACATCAAGGGGGTGATGTCTGCACCTTCTCCATCATCAGTCGCAACCAATCTAACTTGCGTTGTTTCCTCCTCGGGTTGTGTTGATTCTCTCAGTTGCACTGACTCCACTTTATCCACCCTTAATAGAGTGGATTCCCCATCCAGTCTGGGCCTCAAACGCCTCTTTCTCCTCTTTCCTCTCTTCCTCAGGCGTTCCTTCCGCTGTTtcccttcttcacttctttctttctttttgattGATGAGTTTTGCTTCATCCCTTGCTCTtctctttgatcttcttcttcttcttcttctactcaGCCATCAGTTTGCTTCTCATCACTACTTCTCAAAGCACTCTGGAGTCCTCAGGAATCTTGTGAGTGTTTCTTAGGATCCAAGACATTGCCAGAAATGCTTCTTCTTGTGCTCCTCATCTCCTCTTCCGAAGGCAATGCTTTTAACAACCCCCCGCTTCGGGCAGCTCTCTTCTTTCTCCATGTTGCTGAGTTATATCCAAAACACCTCTCTATCgttcttctttcttctcaaCTTTCAAGAGGACACCTGTTGGGAGTGGGGTACTTTCTGAGATCTGCCCCTTTTAAATTTGAGTGGTCTGACTGGGGCTGCAAGCGTTTTTTGCGGGGTTTTCTGATGACTCGAGGGATGGTTTGGGCTGGGCAGCGAGACGGAACAGATTTCGCGAGGATCGCCCTTCGATCTGTTAATTTAGGTTATGAGGGTCCTAGGCACGGGGTGTCACGGGGCCATTTTGTTCGCAAACCTTCCGTCATTGAAAACAGACTCAgcgttaagaatgatgaaaagcCGTGTGCAGAGCGGTTTTGGGACGGAGCTCGTTTGTGCCCCAAACAGCCTGAGGCCCACTTTTTGCTCCCGAACTTCTGAAACGAAAATGGTTGAAAACGAAACCAGGGTGTAAGAATGCGAGAAAAAGCCGTGTGCCAGACGTTTTGAGATAAGCTCATTGGTGCCTCAAAATGGCCCTCGGGCCTGCGGGCGCATCGTACCATTTTTCGTGCGAGAAACCTTCTAGTATGAAAACGCAAAAACGGACCAGGGGTTAAGAATATGAtaaaaaagtcgtgtgccagcAGTTTTGTGAACGAAGGCTCGTTTGTGCCTGAACGCCCTCGAGGCTGTGGGCCCACTTTTTTACTCCCGAAACTTCCAGCATAAACAATGCGCAAAACACCCAAGGGTAGAAACATGAATAAAAGGCGTGTGGCCAAACGGTTTTTGGATTAGAGTTCGTTTGGTGCCCAACGCCGCCCGGGGTCACCTCGGGGGTGTCGCGATGCCATGCTGGCGTGTTGCAGGCCTTACTTAGAGTGTCGCTAGGAATGCTGGTGTTCGCCATGCACTTCTAGGGTTCGCGGGGCTGCCACGTGGCAATTTTGTGCGCGTGACCTTCCATCAGAAAAAAGCGAAAACTGAAGCCCAGTggtaagaactatgaaaaaaagccgTTGTGTTAGAACGATTTTggaaacggagctcgtttggtgccctaaatggcCCCTGGAGCCTTGTGGGCTGCACCAGGAGGCCATTTTTTGTGTGCGAACCTTCTGGAGCGAAAAACcacgaaaatggacccaggggttaagaatgatgataaaaagtcatgtgccagacggttttgcgaacgaagCTTGTTtagtgccccaaacggccccgAGGCATGAGGCCTTGTCACACCCcactccagattaccctcttaacctggatggaGTTGTGACTGCagctccagat encodes the following:
- the LOC120070158 gene encoding arginine and glutamate-rich protein 1-like — protein: MKQNSSIKKKERSEEGKQRKERLRKRGKRRKRRLRPRLDGESTLLRVDKVESVQLRESTQPEEETTQVRLVATDDGEGADITPLMWRRNENAPQGSAVDPPILHDALEEKERRREEEEENQEKMLRAQLIITEGSRRRKLQDEKVHRNNAKSTEEERKKLEEEQRIFLASE